ACCACCTATATTGAGTTCGGCAACCTCCTTGCCCCAGCCTTCACGGCTGGCACCGCCCTGATAGCCGAAGCCACGTAGGTAGTCTCTTTTGTCACTGCCAATATTGACAAATCGGGGAATATAAAACCCATTGGCCCTCTTGCCGAATATATAGCGGTCTTCGTAGCCTTCAACTATTCCAGAAGCACCGATGTTGTAATGATGGTCCATTACATTATGGCCCAACTCGCCACTGCTGCTCCCCAAACCTTCGGGCCAAATGTCCGTTGCGGAGTTAAATAAGACCCAAGTGCTGTTGAGGGCCGAAGCACATAGAAAAACCACTTTACTCTTGAACTCATAGGTTTGGTTGGTCTCGGTATCTAAGACCTCAACACCAGTGGCCTTTTTGGTGTTTTTGTCATAGAGTATCTGCCGAACCAGCGAATAAGGCCTGACAGTTAAGTTGCCTGTTTTCATTGCGGCAGGGAGGGTAGAGGACTGGGTGCTGAAATAGCCTCCAAAAGGACATCCTTCCCAGCATCGGTTCCGAAATTGACATTTTGAGCGCCCAGGGATCAGGACTGTAAGGTTTGCAACCCGCCCAATGATCAGGTGCCGCTTGTCCCCATATTCTTGTTTAATGCGTTTGGCTACATCTTTTTCTACGCAGTTCAACTCCATGGGCGGCAAGAACTGTCCATCCGGAAGATGTGCAATATTTTCTAGGGATCCGCTGATTCCGGCAAATTTTTCGACATGGTCATACCAAGGGGCGATATCATTGTAACCTATGGGCCATGGTACGGCAACCCCATCTCGTTCATTGGCTTCGAAGTCCATTTGGCTTAGCCTATAGGATTGTCTACCCCATAAGGTGGATCGTCCTCCCATCCGGTAGCTGCGCCACCACGTAAAGGGTTTCAATTCGGTATAGGGGCAATCTTCTTCATTTGCCCAACCATCCATGACTGCTTCGGAGGCTGCCCAGCCACGGTGGATAACGGGATATTTCTTTTTCTGTTCTACAGTCGTGCGTCCGCGGTGTGGGAGATCCCAGGGTTCGCGTAAGGCAGATTTATAATCTTTGACATGCTCGTAGGGGCTACCGCGTTCCAGCATCAGAACCTTTAAGCCCTTTTCACAAAGCTCTTTTGCGGCCCATCCGCCACTGATGCCAGAGCCAACAACGATGGCATCATAGGTATTACTTTCCATACTTGGTTATCGTTGAAATTGAGTTCATAATTTTATTTCGGTTTATTTTTATGCGATAGCCGCATACATCTACATGTGGTTCCCTTGTCGTAAGATAAATTTACAGCATCAGTTGCGCATCTTTCAACTGCTATTTGGGTGAAAAAATATGCTATCTTGCTATTTGTTGTGTTTATAATCGTATATTATGTGTTCAGATAGCAGATGTATTCGCTAGCAATAATTTATCATGAAAACACTGATCCAGAAAATACATGTCGAAGAACAGTATTCTTTCGCCTGTCGAACGTACAGGACGCCCACTTTTGAAACGGCTTGGCATAGGCATCCCGAGTGTGAGCTGATTGTGATCACGGAAGGTAATGGAACAGCGCTTATTGGCGATTATATCGGCGATTATAAGCAGGGAGATGTGTTCTTCCTCGGTTCGGATCTGCCACATTGGTTCCGTAAGTCCAAGCAGGATGCGGTTGGTAGTGCTATTGTTGTTCATTTCCTCAAGGACTTTTGGGGGGCGGGATTTCTGGCGCTGCCAGAGATGCATGTGATCGCTGGTTTGTTGAAAAATGACAGCACAGGAATCCAGCTTATGGGAAATCTTTCAGCGGAAATTGATTTCATGATCCGCAAAATAGAAAACACAGAGGGGCTTGAACGTATTCAGTTATTACTGAACTGTATGGAACGGATTGGGTCGTCCGAAGAGCAAAAGGTGATTACGATGGCTTTTGATACGATTGCCGGTAGAGAAGAAAACATTGTTATAGAAGCCATAATAGACTATTCTTTTAAGAATTTTTTAAATCCGATTTCACTCGAAGAGGTTGCTTCCAGCACCAATATGTCTGTTTCGGCATTTTGTCGTTTTTTCAAAAAGAACATAAAAAAGAGTTATTTTGATTTTATCAAAGAACTGCGGATCGCACATGCCTGCAAATTATTACGCGATACAGATCGGCCTATTTTGGACATCTGCTATAATAGTGGCTATAACAGCTGGGCACATTTTAGCAAACAATTTAAGGTGGTGACAAAGGCATCCCCGCTAAAATATAGGAAACAGTTTCGTACGGGATAGCGGCTGAAAACAAGAAAAGCTCAACGATTGCTGAGCTTTTTTGTGGAGCTGGAGAGATTCGAACTCTCGTCCAGTCATGGTACTGTATACGCTTTCTACATGTTTAGCTTCTCTTTGATTGTCGAGCGAGGGAAGGTGAGTAGCTTACCTATACCGTACGCCGTAGTTGCTGTTTCTCACAAGTGCTTAGCAACATCACACTTGCCAGTTCTATCGTTCGATGCCCCGAATGTTAAACCAAAGAACAGGATCTAACGGGACAAATAGCTATGTTAAGTCTAACTTAAGCAGCTAAGGCGTAGTTTTCTTCGCCAGTTGTAATTCTGAAAGTTCAGATTAAAGTGCTCTACTAACAACGCACTACATGCTTACATAACCGTCTCCATCCTGTCAATTCCGGTCAACCCCAATTATGTCTTACAAAGATACGGCTTTTTTGATGATAAATCAATACAGGCAGCTTTTATTTGTGGAATCTTCTGTTAAAAATAGCTCAATGGTGTCGTGTACTCAAACTGTAGCAGGAATAATGGACTGTACTGAGACTTCAAACCTATTTATTGTTTAATGATAAATTTGATGTTATAGAGCCTGCTACTGCAAAATTTAAAATGAAATATTGATCTTATTTTCGCCTTGGACTGGGTCGTCTTCTTTCGTTGTGAATTTGCTTAAGGTTATTTTCTTTCCACCAATATTACAGACAAATGTATCTGTCCCATCATCAATTATCTTTCCTTTTTCTTGATAGAATGCTTTTACCTTTTCAAAAGAATCGGGTGTAAACAGAAATAGATCTCCGGCTGGATTATTGGTTTGATCGGTGGAAAAGTTGTAGTAGGTGATTTTACCATTAGGATACATGGGAATCAGTTTGCACAATACATCCGGAGCGGTTTCGGTAACGGCGTCCCTAAAGTAATAGTCCATCCCACCTTTGGCGTTCGGAGTACCTTTGGCAGCTGAACTATCTTCCATATAATTGATCAATAATGCCAGACCGATCAATAGGGGGAGACCGATTAAAATGCATTTGAAGAAAAATTTGCGCCGGTTTTTATCGCGTAATAAGAAGTTGATTTCACTCATGATATGAGGCTGTTTGGATTGATCCCTAATTTCTATCTTTTTGAAGAATTAATAAATGGTGAATATAGCAAATTCTTTACGATTTTTTGTAGTCAGATAGGTCAATATTATTGAGGTGAAAAGGGATCTTTTAGGAACAAAGTAGGGGGTATTGGAGCAGATTTGTGTAGTTTGTCATTTGGCTGGACTAGAATTCGGAAATAATGTTCAATATTGTTTGATGTTTTTAAATTTTATGATTATCAAAAAATGGCATGGAAAATCTTTGATTACAAATCAAAAGCAAATTGGAAGGTACTCCATATTCCCTGTGATTAGAAAAGAATAAGGCCCAAATTCGTAATCGAACTTGGGCCTTATATAATCATTGTAGGGAGTTTCAAAAAATTATTATTGACGTCAATCACAAAGATTGACTTTTGATACCGCCTTTTATTTTAGTAATCCTGCTCGTTTGAGTAGGGGTTCAACAGACGGCTCCTGCCCTCTAAATCGCTTATAGAGCACCATTGGATGTTCTGTTCCCCCTTTGGATAAGATATTGTTCTGAAATTTATGGGCAATATCGGTGTTGAAAATGCCATTTTGTTTGAAATAATCAAACGCATCTGCATCCAATACTTCGGCCCATTTGTAACTGTAGTAGCCTGATGAGTAGCCGCCATTGAAAATATGGGAAAAGGCTGTGCTCATCGCATTCTCTTTCACATCGGGATACAACTTGGTGGATGCGAATTGCTCATCTTCAAATGCTTTCAGGTCAGCAATGGCACTTGGGTCTTGTCCGTGCCAGCCCATATCCAACAGACCAAAGCTTAATTGGCGCATCGTGGCCATTCCTTCTAGGAAAGATGCACTCTCACGGATTTTTTCCACCAACTCCATTGGGATCACTTCACCTGTTTCATAATGTTTGGCAAACAATTCCAAGGCTTCTTTTTCGTAACACCAGTTTTCCATGACTTGACTTGGTAACTCAACAAAATCCCAATAGACAGATGTACCGGATAGCGTCGGATAGATGGTATCCGCTAACATGCCATGTAGGGCGTGACCGAATTCATGAAATAGGGTTGTTACTTCCTGAAAGGTT
The window above is part of the Sphingobacterium sp. ML3W genome. Proteins encoded here:
- a CDS encoding GMC family oxidoreductase → MESNTYDAIVVGSGISGGWAAKELCEKGLKVLMLERGSPYEHVKDYKSALREPWDLPHRGRTTVEQKKKYPVIHRGWAASEAVMDGWANEEDCPYTELKPFTWWRSYRMGGRSTLWGRQSYRLSQMDFEANERDGVAVPWPIGYNDIAPWYDHVEKFAGISGSLENIAHLPDGQFLPPMELNCVEKDVAKRIKQEYGDKRHLIIGRVANLTVLIPGRSKCQFRNRCWEGCPFGGYFSTQSSTLPAAMKTGNLTVRPYSLVRQILYDKNTKKATGVEVLDTETNQTYEFKSKVVFLCASALNSTWVLFNSATDIWPEGLGSSSGELGHNVMDHHYNIGASGIVEGYEDRYIFGKRANGFYIPRFVNIGSDKRDYLRGFGYQGGASREGWGKEVAELNIGGDFKDALTEPGQWTIGATGFGEILPYHENKISLDKDRKDKWGLPVLAMDAELKDNELKMRKDMQEEMKAMLTIAGVKNISTWDSGHAMGHGIHEMGTARMGHDPKTSVLNKWNQVWDCPNVYVTDGACMTSSGCQNPSLTYMALTARAVDHAVNELKKNNS
- a CDS encoding AraC family transcriptional regulator, producing MKTLIQKIHVEEQYSFACRTYRTPTFETAWHRHPECELIVITEGNGTALIGDYIGDYKQGDVFFLGSDLPHWFRKSKQDAVGSAIVVHFLKDFWGAGFLALPEMHVIAGLLKNDSTGIQLMGNLSAEIDFMIRKIENTEGLERIQLLLNCMERIGSSEEQKVITMAFDTIAGREENIVIEAIIDYSFKNFLNPISLEEVASSTNMSVSAFCRFFKKNIKKSYFDFIKELRIAHACKLLRDTDRPILDICYNSGYNSWAHFSKQFKVVTKASPLKYRKQFRTG